Part of the Armatimonadota bacterium genome is shown below.
TTGGGTGGGGCGTTCAACATTCAAAACGTGACGGCTTGCGCCGCAACGATGTTTGCCCTCGGCGAATCGCCCGCGCAGATCGTGGAAGGACTTTCCACGGTGAAGCCGGCCCCGGGCCGGTTTGAGCCGGTTCCAAATGGGACAGGGATTTCGGTTCTGGTGGATTACGCCCACACCCCCGATGCCTTGTCCCAGCTTTTGGGAACCGTGCGCAGCCTGGCAAAGGGTCGGATCATCACCGTTTTCGGGTGCGGCGGGGATCGCGACCGGAGCAAGCGGCCCTTGATGGCCGCAGAGTCGAGCCGGCATAGCGACTATTCGGTTGTGACCAGCGACAACCCCCGCACGGAAGACCCCCAGGCGATCTTGGACGACATCGCAGTTGGGATGACTGGGGATTTCCTCATCATCCCGGATCGGCGCGAAGCGATTTTTGCCGCCATTGCCAAAGCCGAACCTGGGGATGTCGTGGTGATTGCTGGTAAAGGGCACGAGGATTACCAGATCATCGGCCGCACCAAGCATTGGTTTGACGACCGGGTTGTGGCGGCGGAGGCGTTGTCTTGCCGGTGACGCTGCCGATGGAAACCGATATCCAGGTCAGCGCGACGGCTGCGGAGGGGATTCGGTGAGGTGTTCCGAGTTTGCCCGCAGGTGCGGCGGCGCATGGTCCGGACCAGGTGATCCTGAAATCACCGGATTTGCGACCGATTCCCGAGACGCGGGGCTTGGATCGCTGTTCATCGCCATCAAAGGAGACCGGGTCGACGGGCATGCTTTTGTTGCGGCAGCCGCCTCCCAGGGAGCCGTCGCTTGCCTGGTGGAGCGCGACTGCGGGATCCCCCAAATCACGGTTGATGACGTCGAATCTGCCCTGGCGGCATTCGGGCGGAGCCTAAGGGCAGAGTTCCATGGCCCGGTGGTGGGCATCACGGGAAGCAACGGCAAAACGACGGTCAAAGAGTTCACCGCCGCGGCCTTGCACCCACTCGGCACCGTGCTCAAGACTATCGGCAACAAGAACACCCAGTACACAAGTCCGCTCTTGTGGGCGGGGTTGACCCCGGATACAAAGGCCGTAGTCGTGGAGATGGGGATGAGGGGCTTCGGTCAGATCCGGCACCTGGCGGGAATCTCCCTGCCAACGGTCGGCGTGGTGACGGTGATTGGCACGGCGCACATTGAAAAGGTCGGCAGCCGGGAAGGCATCTTCCGGGCAAAATCCGAGTTGCTTGAAGCGCTCCCCGCCGACGGGGTTGCCATTGTGTGGCGGGAAGACGACTTTTTCCCCGATCTCGCGGCCGTGCCCAAATGCCGGACTTTGAGTTTCGGCGCCTCGCACGAGGCGGATTGTCAGGTTGTCGGGTATCGCAGCGACCAGTGGGGCAAATGCACCGTGCGCTTGGCATTCAAAGGGCACGAGGCTGAAGTTGACCTGCCCACATTTGGCCGCCACCAGGCCTTGAACGCGGCTGCCGCCGCCTTGGCCGCAACGTGTTGCGGCGTTGATTTCACCCAGGCCGTTGAGGGTCTGGCTTCGGCGGATTTGCCGGGTATGCGGCTGGAGGTGTTGGTGCGCCAGGGGGTCACGGTTCTTGTCGACACTTATAATGCCTCCCCCGATTCCACAGTGGCGGCTTTGGAAGCCCTGGCCCAGGGCCCGGCGCAAGGCCGGCGCTTGGCGGTTTTGGGCGAGATGAAGGAGCTTGGCGATTTCACTGAACGCGGGCACCGATTGGTCGGTCAAGCCCTCGCCCATAGCGGAGTGGATCGTGCGCTCCTAACCGGTGGGCCAACCCGTTATATCTATGATGAGGCGCGGTCAGCGGGGATGAAGGAGGCGGATATGACCTCGCTGGACGAACTGGATTTGCACCGCGTCCGGGCATTTCTGGATGGGCTTGAGCCAGGTGACACAGTTCTGATCAAGGGATCCCGGGCCCTAGGGCTGGAATCCGTGTTGGAGGGCTGGCTTGCGTGAACTCGTCCCCGCTTTGGTGGCGGGTCTTTTGGGGGCGGCCGTCCTCTCCCCGTTCATCTTCAAGTTACTTGTCCGGCTCAAAAGCGCCCAAAATGTTAGCAAGCATCTAGAAGGGCACCAGCACAAACAAGGCACCCCCACCATGGGTGGACTGATCGTGCTCTCTGGCTTGTTGTGCGCCATGGCTTTCACTTGGCGCCAGGATTATCTGGCCCCTTTAGTGCTGATCCTGTGTTACGCTGCCGTTGGGTTTGCCGACGATTTCTTGGTTCCCAAGTTGAAACCTGGCAGCCGGGGCCTGCACTGGATGCCGAAATTGGGATTGGAAATCGGTGGCGCAGTTGCGGCGGCGTGGCTGA
Proteins encoded:
- the murF gene encoding UDP-N-acetylmuramoyl-tripeptide--D-alanyl-D-alanine ligase translates to MRCSEFARRCGGAWSGPGDPEITGFATDSRDAGLGSLFIAIKGDRVDGHAFVAAAASQGAVACLVERDCGIPQITVDDVESALAAFGRSLRAEFHGPVVGITGSNGKTTVKEFTAAALHPLGTVLKTIGNKNTQYTSPLLWAGLTPDTKAVVVEMGMRGFGQIRHLAGISLPTVGVVTVIGTAHIEKVGSREGIFRAKSELLEALPADGVAIVWREDDFFPDLAAVPKCRTLSFGASHEADCQVVGYRSDQWGKCTVRLAFKGHEAEVDLPTFGRHQALNAAAAALAATCCGVDFTQAVEGLASADLPGMRLEVLVRQGVTVLVDTYNASPDSTVAALEALAQGPAQGRRLAVLGEMKELGDFTERGHRLVGQALAHSGVDRALLTGGPTRYIYDEARSAGMKEADMTSLDELDLHRVRAFLDGLEPGDTVLIKGSRALGLESVLEGWLA